One region of Triticum aestivum cultivar Chinese Spring chromosome 6B, IWGSC CS RefSeq v2.1, whole genome shotgun sequence genomic DNA includes:
- the LOC123139547 gene encoding uncharacterized protein produces the protein MLCIYIKNNQTRSGGRHRRLRLIAPTTYELMEKNDTCLATYFLCCKNDPMKQCMFFCPKGVTDKFIDYITWQLWRVYEQLLVNALLAGVIVGIGAYGHRYRHYGFTRYLLLGATTLFLPIISYVLSAAGSTDNLFNVTINNELGDLTAKCRTRFFHRYVVIVSTCLVLISAINTSPIVATDDREDRSILPPFELLLQGIWIVYLAVSTRISESSRDKHLYYIRLSIPFALIHAKMALKYYAFLKARKSYALGRNPRLIVGYMQQLQEGSDQNGKPLAASDDDMNVPPPLVVMGEDKLHVEKQPHGYMFIKNLEAIQGGGLVTIDKVWQLQNMSLTPMPQRLKDICLSFALFKLLRCRFARYKVTDGISAETSKFIRSELMKDGQHGRALRTIADELSFLHDYYDSPLPVSCSDKWLIMISMVISFLGIGYYIFTGSIIYSHP, from the exons ATGCTCTgcatatatataaaaaataatcaAACAAGATCAGGCGGTCGGCATCGACGTCTCCGCTTGATCGCCCCTACGACGTACGAG CTCATGGAGAAAAATGATACCTGCTTGGCGACTTATTTTTTGTGCTGCAAGAATGATCCAATGAAGCAATGTATGTTCTTCTGCCCCAAAGGAGTCACGGATAAGTTCATCGACTACATTACATGGCAGCTGTGGCGAGTGTATGAGCAGCTGCTTGTTAACGCCCTCCTGGCAGGAGTCATAGTCGGAATAGGAGCCTATGGCCATCGTTATCGTCACTATGGCTTCACCCGCTATCTCTTGCTGGGGGCAACCACCTTGTTCCTGCCCATCATATCTTATGTGCTCTCTGCTGCTGGCTCCACCGATAATTTGTTTAATGTCACTATTAACAATGAACTTGGTGATTTGACAGCCAAATGCCGCACACGCTTCTTTCACAGATACGTGGTCATAGTATCCACCTGCCTTGTTCTGATTTCTGCTATCAATACAAGCCCGATTGTTGCTACTGATGATAGAGAAGATCGAAGCATACTGCCTCCTTTTGAACTTCTTCTTCAAGGAATTTGGATAGTTTACCTGGCTGTCAGCACTCGTATTTCTGAGAGCAGTAGAGATAAACATCTTTATTATATCAGATTATCCATACCTTTTGCTCTTATTCATGCCAAAATGGCATTAAAATATTATGCATTCCTGAAGGCCAGGAAATCCTATGCACTTGGACGCAATCCTCGTCTTATTGTTGGATATATGCAGCAGCTTCAAGAAGGAAGTGATCAAAATGGCAAGCCACTGGCCGCAAGTGATGATGATATGAATGTGCCTCCTCCGCTTGTAGTTATGGGCGAGGACAAACTACATGTAGAGAAGCAACCTCATGGTTACATGTTCATAAAGAACTTGGAGGCAATTCAAGGTGGCGGCCTGGTCACCATTGACAAAGTTTGGCAATTACAAAACATGTCTCTGACACCAATGCCACAGCGACTGAAAGATATATGCTTGTCATTTGCATTGTTTAAGTTACTAAGGTGTCGATTTGCAAGGTATAAAGTCACCGATGGTATCTCTGCTGAGACCTCCAAATTTATCAGAAGCGAACTGATGAAGGATGGTCAACATGGAAGGGCGCTCAGGACGATTGCAGATGAGCTTTCTTTTCTTCATGATTATTACGATTCACCACTCCCAGTCTCCTGCTCGGATAAGTGGTTGATTATGATTAGTATGGTTATCTCATTCTTGGGCATAGGTTACTACATATTTACTGGGAGTATCATATACTCACATCCTTAA